In a single window of the Pseudodesulfovibrio profundus genome:
- the dut gene encoding dUTP diphosphatase produces the protein MRKIDVNVKFLHEVWKENTLEYATPHSAGLDLRACIDEEDLEISPGERATIPAGIAIEVCDPSMAGYIFSRSGLGTKEGLTVSQGVGVIDPDYRGEIKVSLLNTSNEVRKIQRGQRIAQLVFMPIFQGIINPVEELGSTDRGVGGFGSTGKL, from the coding sequence ATGAGAAAAATTGATGTAAATGTTAAATTTCTTCATGAAGTTTGGAAAGAAAACACTCTTGAATATGCGACTCCTCATTCAGCCGGACTCGACTTGAGAGCTTGCATTGATGAAGAAGATCTGGAGATTTCCCCAGGTGAACGTGCAACCATTCCTGCAGGTATTGCCATTGAAGTCTGTGACCCTAGCATGGCGGGTTATATTTTTTCTCGAAGCGGCTTGGGTACAAAGGAAGGATTGACCGTCAGCCAGGGGGTTGGCGTCATCGACCCTGATTACCGTGGTGAAATCAAGGTTTCATTACTGAACACATCAAATGAAGTTCGAAAGATTCAACGCGGTCAGCGGATTGCTCAGTTAGTCTTTATGCCGATATTCCAAGGCATCATCAATCCTGTAGAAGAATTGGGATCAACTGACAGAGGTGTCGGCGGGTTTGGGTCAACCGGGAAATTGTAA
- a CDS encoding murein hydrolase activator EnvC family protein, with amino-acid sequence MKIPFLICTLLLLLHPYPSFAEDKGEVLHESLQRQHQEADDKELRVRELTKQAGKISTQLSDIEHDIRLLQKKINDQESTLAAIRGNEQEARKAHYALEEEKKKIMNELRSLLQALWPVHMQSIQSKFKGTESWDMFDRRFNWLSDIYGAATEKLKEARVNSGKISRNLERQRLLEEEAQAQLTEVNKSKDRLLNSKLALRKRLRVVRNERQNTEKELSEILDTIQELKYQLQSQKTKQFGMYKRSLPWPVDGRIVSGFNLKAKPPVRGWVLSANDTANVQSVFWGKVVHNDTLRGFGHVIIVYNGYDYYSLYAYLSETFVRNGQEVEKNEPLGVVGYNPKTGGPGLYFELRFHQKPINPKLWLTTAKR; translated from the coding sequence ATGAAAATTCCTTTCCTGATCTGCACCCTGCTTCTCTTACTCCACCCTTACCCATCTTTTGCTGAGGATAAGGGTGAAGTATTACATGAGTCGTTACAACGACAACATCAAGAAGCTGACGACAAAGAACTCAGGGTTCGAGAACTAACCAAACAAGCGGGAAAAATTTCAACACAACTTTCTGACATTGAACATGATATCAGACTGTTGCAAAAGAAAATCAATGATCAGGAAAGTACTCTTGCAGCTATACGAGGGAATGAACAGGAAGCAAGAAAGGCACATTATGCCCTTGAAGAAGAAAAAAAGAAGATAATGAATGAATTGCGCAGCTTGTTACAGGCTCTGTGGCCGGTACACATGCAAAGCATTCAATCAAAGTTCAAAGGCACTGAAAGCTGGGATATGTTTGATCGCCGTTTCAACTGGTTGTCAGATATTTATGGTGCCGCCACCGAAAAGCTCAAAGAAGCACGTGTCAATTCCGGGAAAATATCTCGCAACCTTGAACGTCAACGGTTACTTGAAGAAGAAGCTCAGGCTCAGTTGACCGAGGTGAACAAAAGCAAAGATCGACTGCTGAACAGCAAGCTGGCCTTACGCAAACGGTTACGAGTTGTTCGCAATGAACGTCAGAATACAGAAAAGGAACTGAGTGAGATTCTGGATACCATCCAGGAACTTAAATACCAATTGCAGTCCCAAAAGACCAAGCAGTTTGGGATGTATAAACGAAGTCTACCATGGCCGGTGGATGGTCGTATTGTTTCAGGGTTCAACCTCAAAGCCAAACCACCTGTTCGAGGTTGGGTACTCTCAGCAAACGACACCGCTAATGTCCAGTCGGTTTTCTGGGGCAAGGTAGTACACAATGACACATTACGCGGTTTTGGACATGTTATCATTGTGTATAATGGTTATGATTACTACAGCCTTTATGCATACTTATCCGAAACCTTTGTCCGAAATGGTCAGGAAGTCGAAAAGAATGAACCCTTGGGGGTGGTGGGATACAACCCCAAGACAGGCGGCCCTGGTCTGTATTTTGAATTGCGTTTTCACCAAAAACCAATTAACCCAAAGCTTTGGTTGACTACAGCTAAACGCTGA
- a CDS encoding divergent polysaccharide deacetylase family protein, producing MDERSQEETKQERTGLDSLLSRLYQPGPLVFFFTVIFLGLLALGYFLLTEETPPPKVVADTTIVESPTPAPRIYEEDTSSHLEDIVKKVDLSIIQTMRDMGLEMNKLELLDVEIRRHENEGYHYQVLQMPPMNDYGVFRKNLKARMAQRECTAEVESEADHELLISIAGVPTHRILLKTIPMALPTPEHKGPKLAIVIDDIGENLAVLNGLINLDFPVTYAVWPHATHTRKSVKIILEKQQDLIIHFPMEPKGYPRYNPGEDALFVDMTADAIRKQVAANIAQVPEAIGVNNHMGSRFTGYAAGMKVALEEFNKQGLFFLDSLTTGKSVARQTAANVGIPFYERDIFIDNVKDVNAIVHQLKKAENVAMKEGYSIAIGHPYKETVDALEKWAKNRNNSIQLIPLSSLKPE from the coding sequence ATGGACGAACGTTCGCAGGAAGAAACCAAACAAGAAAGGACCGGATTGGACAGCCTTCTCTCAAGGCTGTACCAACCCGGTCCGTTGGTTTTCTTTTTCACAGTCATATTTTTGGGGTTGCTGGCATTAGGGTATTTTCTTCTCACAGAAGAGACTCCCCCGCCAAAGGTCGTTGCGGATACGACTATTGTCGAAAGCCCTACTCCTGCTCCTCGCATTTATGAAGAAGACACGAGTTCGCACCTTGAAGATATAGTTAAAAAGGTCGATCTCTCCATAATACAAACCATGCGCGACATGGGCTTGGAGATGAACAAGCTGGAACTCTTGGACGTAGAAATACGTCGTCATGAGAATGAAGGATACCATTACCAGGTACTCCAAATGCCTCCCATGAATGACTATGGTGTCTTTCGCAAGAACCTCAAAGCACGAATGGCCCAAAGAGAATGTACGGCGGAAGTTGAAAGCGAGGCAGATCACGAACTACTCATATCCATTGCAGGGGTTCCAACTCATAGAATACTCTTGAAGACCATCCCCATGGCTCTTCCAACTCCTGAACACAAAGGTCCTAAACTAGCAATCGTCATAGACGATATTGGTGAAAACCTCGCAGTTCTGAATGGCCTGATCAATCTTGATTTCCCAGTGACATATGCAGTTTGGCCACACGCCACGCACACTCGAAAGTCAGTGAAAATCATACTAGAAAAACAGCAGGATTTGATAATTCACTTCCCGATGGAACCCAAGGGGTACCCTCGTTACAATCCAGGTGAAGATGCCTTGTTCGTGGATATGACGGCCGACGCCATCAGGAAACAGGTTGCTGCCAACATCGCGCAGGTTCCAGAAGCGATTGGCGTCAACAACCATATGGGATCACGCTTCACGGGATATGCAGCGGGCATGAAGGTCGCGCTTGAGGAGTTTAACAAGCAAGGGCTCTTTTTTCTCGATAGTCTGACTACAGGCAAAAGTGTCGCCAGACAGACTGCGGCCAATGTGGGCATTCCTTTTTATGAACGCGACATTTTCATCGACAACGTCAAGGATGTGAATGCCATAGTGCATCAACTCAAGAAGGCAGAAAATGTTGCAATGAAGGAAGGCTACTCCATTGCAATCGGCCATCCTTATAAAGAAACCGTCGATGCACTTGAAAAATGGGCGAAAAATAGAAACAATTCCATTCAACTCATCCCCTTGTCTTCTTTGAAGCCTGAATAA
- the fliM gene encoding flagellar motor switch protein FliM, giving the protein MSKILEQDEVDALLRGLSGGDVETETEIPEDDSGVVAFDLANQDRIIRGRMPVLEIVNDRFARLCTNALANTMRKRVDINPISIDMSKFGDFMRSLPVPTSISIFKMDPLRGNALLVVDSRLVFALVENFFGGAGSQPKVEGRDFTPIEQAIVERVVKIALTNMEESWKPVHEVHVEMLRTEVNPQFAAIVPPSDVVIVVTFEVELENAIGSLIVCLPYATMEPIRSKLHASFQSERLEVDHVWINRFKERLMETPVEMVVRLGKTTISGRQLLYLQEGDIILLDTDEDELLEAEVEGVRKFHGLPGRVKGNKSFQVVSEEEIRY; this is encoded by the coding sequence ATGAGCAAAATCCTCGAACAAGATGAAGTTGATGCCCTCCTCCGAGGGTTGTCAGGCGGGGATGTCGAAACGGAGACCGAGATACCAGAAGATGATTCTGGTGTTGTCGCGTTTGATTTGGCCAATCAGGATCGAATCATTCGTGGTCGCATGCCTGTTCTTGAAATCGTCAATGACCGCTTTGCACGACTCTGTACAAACGCATTGGCGAATACCATGCGCAAACGGGTCGACATCAACCCTATCTCAATTGATATGTCCAAGTTCGGAGACTTCATGCGTTCCCTGCCTGTCCCGACTTCCATTTCCATTTTCAAGATGGACCCTCTCAGAGGCAATGCCCTTCTGGTTGTTGACTCGAGACTGGTATTTGCACTGGTAGAGAACTTTTTTGGTGGGGCCGGTAGTCAACCCAAGGTTGAAGGCCGTGACTTCACTCCCATTGAACAGGCGATCGTGGAACGGGTTGTTAAGATTGCCCTGACCAATATGGAAGAATCCTGGAAGCCTGTTCATGAAGTGCATGTGGAAATGCTCAGAACAGAAGTCAACCCTCAGTTTGCAGCCATTGTCCCGCCGTCCGACGTCGTAATTGTCGTAACTTTTGAAGTCGAACTGGAGAATGCCATTGGTTCATTGATTGTCTGCCTCCCCTACGCAACCATGGAGCCAATCCGCTCCAAACTGCATGCATCGTTTCAATCCGAACGATTGGAAGTGGACCATGTGTGGATCAACCGCTTCAAGGAACGCTTGATGGAAACACCTGTCGAAATGGTCGTCAGATTGGGCAAGACAACCATCAGCGGTCGGCAGTTACTCTATTTGCAGGAAGGCGATATCATTTTGTTGGATACCGACGAAGATGAGTTGCTTGAAGCAGAAGTTGAAGGGGTCAGAAAATTTCATGGACTGCCTGGACGAGTCAAAGGCAATAAGTCATTCCAGGTCGTCTCCGAAGAAGAGATACGATATTAA
- the prmA gene encoding 50S ribosomal protein L11 methyltransferase — MSTLLKIEFTIPEEMADEAGLFISSKVPHGWEETPVDNGRHMTMYLEDHPLGMEIVSEFKKEFPTVEVKHSEQESEDWAMAWKDFFNPVNCGETFRILPPWLENGEDDNTTHIVIEPKMAFGTGHHPTTALCLETIGALAQKDIIKTNQTFLDLGTGSGILGIGMCKLGLQGTGLDIDPQAIVCAVENVQKNHVDQNIDLAVGSIECLEKSQLFDVVVANILSGPLIEMARDIISHVKPGGVLILSGILAGNQADTVADVYERQGIGKPERYVQGEWECLVWEQVGE; from the coding sequence ATGTCCACATTGCTCAAAATAGAATTCACGATCCCGGAAGAAATGGCTGATGAAGCAGGTCTCTTCATTTCCTCTAAAGTTCCTCATGGCTGGGAAGAAACTCCCGTCGACAATGGCCGCCACATGACCATGTATCTTGAAGATCATCCTCTGGGAATGGAGATTGTCAGCGAGTTCAAGAAAGAATTCCCAACTGTTGAGGTGAAGCATTCCGAGCAGGAATCTGAAGATTGGGCTATGGCTTGGAAGGATTTCTTCAATCCGGTCAACTGCGGCGAAACCTTCAGGATTCTTCCTCCCTGGCTCGAAAACGGTGAAGACGACAACACCACGCACATCGTTATTGAACCCAAAATGGCATTTGGTACAGGACACCACCCTACCACTGCTCTCTGTTTGGAAACAATCGGTGCTCTGGCTCAAAAGGATATCATTAAGACCAACCAAACTTTCCTCGATCTTGGCACAGGTTCCGGAATACTTGGAATAGGAATGTGTAAGCTGGGATTACAGGGAACAGGCCTGGATATCGATCCGCAGGCCATTGTTTGCGCTGTCGAAAATGTCCAAAAGAACCATGTCGATCAAAACATTGACCTGGCCGTTGGCAGCATTGAGTGCCTTGAAAAGAGTCAGCTTTTTGATGTAGTCGTGGCTAACATTCTGTCCGGTCCACTTATTGAAATGGCCAGAGATATCATTTCGCACGTCAAGCCCGGTGGTGTCCTGATCCTTTCCGGCATACTCGCGGGTAATCAGGCAGACACCGTAGCAGATGTTTACGAACGGCAAGGTATTGGCAAGCCCGAGCGTTATGTTCAGGGCGAGTGGGAATGCCTTGTCTGGGAACAAGTCGGAGAATAA
- a CDS encoding endonuclease III domain-containing protein, which produces MTSAATTRSMYEAMLDALGPSDWWPGDTPFEVMVGAILTQNTNWSNVEKAISNLKEHDLLAPFQMAELPLKDLAKLIRPAGYYNVKARRLANLLNFLKNEVAYDIQALKEYPLHALRPKLLSINGIGPETADSILLYALEKPSFVIDAYTFRMMSRHGFVFEGMEYHELQTLFMDALPEDVATYNECHALIVRIGKQWCKKRNPLCQTCPLKDYLTN; this is translated from the coding sequence ATGACTTCAGCCGCTACCACAAGGTCCATGTATGAAGCAATGCTCGACGCCCTCGGCCCCAGTGACTGGTGGCCGGGGGATACTCCGTTTGAGGTCATGGTCGGAGCTATTCTGACGCAGAATACCAATTGGAGTAATGTGGAAAAGGCAATCAGCAACCTCAAGGAGCATGACCTTCTTGCGCCCTTTCAAATGGCGGAATTGCCACTCAAAGATTTAGCTAAACTAATTCGTCCCGCTGGTTATTATAATGTGAAAGCCAGACGGTTAGCAAATCTACTCAACTTCCTGAAAAATGAAGTTGCATACGACATACAAGCCTTGAAAGAGTATCCTCTTCATGCGCTACGTCCCAAGTTGTTGTCTATAAACGGCATTGGGCCGGAAACGGCTGACTCCATACTTCTTTACGCCTTGGAAAAGCCGAGCTTTGTCATCGATGCGTATACATTTCGAATGATGTCCAGACACGGCTTCGTCTTTGAGGGGATGGAATATCATGAACTTCAAACGCTTTTCATGGACGCTCTGCCTGAAGATGTGGCAACCTACAATGAATGTCATGCACTGATAGTGCGTATAGGCAAACAGTGGTGTAAAAAACGCAACCCGCTGTGCCAAACCTGTCCTCTAAAAGACTATCTAACCAACTGA
- a CDS encoding symporter small accessory protein, translated as MMLGLGSVEIALAFWLSIASALLCVVYGIVNWNNTGKSDSGEDV; from the coding sequence ATGATGTTGGGTTTAGGTAGCGTCGAAATAGCATTGGCGTTTTGGTTGAGTATAGCATCCGCCCTGCTGTGTGTTGTTTACGGAATTGTGAACTGGAACAATACAGGCAAAAGCGATTCCGGGGAGGATGTGTAA
- a CDS encoding S41 family peptidase, whose amino-acid sequence MRITLWIVSFLLLFTLAIAPGPTIAAKDDHFQALKRFSQVLDMVESYYVQPISRKELIDNSIKGMIEELDPHSTYLTPEDYKDMQEQTAGKFSGIGIEISMEQGRLIVVAPIEDTPAYKAGLLAGDLILEIDGESTQDMTLMDAVKRIRGEKGTTVDLLILHKEANKPIEVPIVRGTIPIISVKSQSLEDGYMYLRLTGFKESTTKNMREKIRDYQKDHTLKGIVLDLRNNPGGLLGQAVSVADTFIEDGTIVYIQGKDSANRKDFYASKNASEVKVPVVVLINAGSASASEIVAGALQDHKRALIMGERSFGKGSVQTIIPMTDGSGIKLTTALYYTPNGRSIQAKGIEPDLRIPFLAPTADEDKAMRKRFTVREKDLSRHLENGSEPQKVKDKDAELSKERLEQDNQLRMALELVKTLPKLKEIN is encoded by the coding sequence ATGCGTATAACGCTCTGGATTGTTTCTTTTCTCTTGTTATTCACCTTAGCGATTGCCCCCGGGCCTACCATCGCCGCGAAGGATGATCACTTCCAGGCGCTTAAACGATTTTCGCAAGTGCTTGATATGGTTGAGAGCTACTATGTTCAACCCATTTCACGCAAAGAGCTCATCGACAATTCCATTAAAGGGATGATCGAAGAGCTCGACCCGCATTCCACTTACCTCACTCCTGAAGATTACAAGGATATGCAGGAGCAGACCGCTGGTAAATTCTCTGGAATTGGCATTGAGATCAGCATGGAACAAGGACGACTCATTGTTGTCGCTCCGATCGAAGACACACCGGCTTACAAAGCTGGATTGCTTGCTGGTGACCTCATTCTTGAGATTGATGGTGAATCTACCCAGGACATGACCTTGATGGATGCAGTCAAACGCATCCGTGGCGAAAAAGGGACCACTGTTGATCTCCTCATTCTCCATAAGGAAGCCAACAAGCCTATCGAAGTCCCCATTGTTCGCGGCACCATTCCCATTATCAGCGTAAAGTCTCAGTCACTTGAAGATGGTTACATGTATCTTCGATTGACAGGTTTCAAAGAGTCCACCACCAAAAACATGCGTGAAAAGATCAGGGACTACCAAAAAGACCACACCCTTAAAGGTATCGTTCTTGACTTGAGAAATAACCCAGGTGGTTTACTTGGTCAGGCAGTATCGGTTGCTGATACCTTCATTGAAGACGGCACAATCGTCTACATCCAAGGCAAAGACTCTGCCAATCGCAAGGATTTCTATGCATCCAAGAATGCAAGCGAAGTAAAGGTTCCAGTAGTTGTTCTGATCAATGCTGGCTCTGCTTCTGCTTCGGAAATCGTGGCAGGCGCACTTCAGGATCACAAGCGAGCCCTGATTATGGGTGAACGCTCTTTCGGAAAGGGATCGGTCCAGACTATTATTCCCATGACCGATGGTTCTGGAATCAAATTGACCACAGCGCTCTACTACACTCCGAACGGCCGATCCATTCAGGCAAAAGGTATTGAGCCTGATTTGCGCATCCCGTTCCTCGCTCCGACTGCGGACGAAGACAAGGCAATGCGTAAGCGATTCACTGTTCGTGAAAAAGATCTGAGCCGACACCTTGAAAATGGCAGTGAGCCTCAAAAGGTGAAAGACAAGGATGCTGAATTGTCCAAGGAACGCCTTGAACAAGACAACCAGCTCAGAATGGCTTTGGAGTTGGTCAAGACTCTCCCGAAGCTCAAAGAGATTAATTAA
- a CDS encoding sodium:solute symporter family protein — protein MEGKLLGIALYLIVIFYLGLKAWQRTKVSTDYMLAGRQMNPFILAMSYGATFVSTSAIVGFGGVSGMFGMSLLWLTFLTIFVGIFIAMVFFGKRTRRMGLALDSHTFPEFLGRRYNSKFIQQFTGGIIFIFIPVYAAAVLIGICRMLEVAFPAVSYGAWLVIVTALVAMYVITGGLKAVMYTDAFQGSIMAVMMVILVVTTYSMLGGVTEAHQALTDMVNLIPEKLIKGGLTGWTEGPAVKSPIGLTIYTTIIYGVGIGVLAQPQLAIRYMTVPSDRELNRAVAIGGIFILLLTGVAFVTGALSNVIFYKEFGKISIAIAEGNFDKIIPIYIDKIMPGWFSGLFLVAMFAAAMSTMSSQYHVGGTSLSRDFLEQHVKIGNSGSAMKLNRLGVTITVVATLVWAWLLPGGVIARATAFFFGLCAASFLPIYVLGLYWKGMTKTGAKVSMVGGFAISMFWLLFIHLKEAKPIGLCEALTGKVTLVADATPMSWMWLLQWVDPNVVALPFSLCLAIGVSLATRRLKQSHLKACWAGF, from the coding sequence ATGGAAGGCAAATTACTTGGAATCGCTTTATATCTCATCGTTATTTTCTATCTTGGCCTCAAAGCATGGCAACGAACAAAAGTCTCCACAGACTACATGCTGGCAGGCCGACAAATGAATCCATTCATATTAGCCATGTCCTATGGCGCGACATTTGTTTCCACTTCAGCGATCGTTGGTTTTGGCGGGGTTTCCGGCATGTTTGGAATGTCCCTGCTTTGGTTGACCTTTCTTACAATTTTTGTGGGCATCTTCATTGCCATGGTCTTTTTCGGAAAAAGAACCCGGCGAATGGGGCTGGCTCTGGATTCTCATACTTTTCCCGAATTCCTCGGACGTCGATACAATTCCAAGTTCATCCAACAGTTCACAGGCGGCATAATCTTCATCTTCATTCCCGTCTATGCTGCTGCAGTGTTAATCGGTATTTGCCGTATGCTTGAAGTCGCTTTCCCGGCTGTGAGCTACGGAGCATGGCTGGTTATCGTTACGGCCCTTGTTGCCATGTATGTCATCACAGGCGGATTGAAAGCAGTCATGTACACTGATGCCTTTCAGGGCAGCATCATGGCTGTCATGATGGTAATCCTTGTCGTGACAACATACTCAATGCTCGGAGGTGTCACAGAAGCACATCAGGCTCTTACGGATATGGTCAACCTTATCCCGGAGAAACTGATTAAAGGCGGACTTACCGGGTGGACAGAAGGACCTGCTGTCAAATCCCCGATTGGCCTTACAATTTATACGACGATTATTTATGGTGTTGGAATCGGTGTGCTTGCTCAGCCACAACTGGCCATTCGCTATATGACCGTACCTTCTGATCGTGAACTGAACCGAGCTGTTGCAATTGGCGGCATCTTCATTCTTTTGCTCACAGGAGTTGCGTTTGTAACTGGTGCACTTTCCAACGTCATCTTCTACAAGGAGTTCGGAAAGATCTCCATCGCAATAGCTGAAGGCAATTTTGATAAAATCATTCCAATCTACATCGACAAAATAATGCCCGGATGGTTCTCTGGTTTGTTCCTCGTCGCCATGTTTGCCGCCGCGATGTCAACCATGAGTTCCCAATATCACGTTGGTGGGACATCACTGTCTCGCGACTTCCTGGAGCAGCATGTGAAGATTGGAAATAGTGGTTCTGCAATGAAGCTGAACCGACTGGGAGTCACTATCACTGTTGTAGCGACACTGGTTTGGGCATGGCTTCTTCCTGGCGGAGTCATAGCTCGTGCAACTGCATTCTTCTTCGGTTTGTGCGCAGCTTCATTCCTCCCCATTTATGTCTTGGGACTTTACTGGAAAGGAATGACAAAAACCGGAGCCAAGGTTTCCATGGTCGGCGGCTTTGCTATTTCCATGTTCTGGCTCCTTTTCATCCACCTCAAGGAAGCCAAGCCCATCGGTCTCTGTGAAGCCTTGACCGGTAAGGTGACTCTCGTCGCCGATGCCACACCAATGTCTTGGATGTGGTTGCTTCAGTGGGTTGATCCCAATGTTGTTGCCCTTCCCTTCTCACTGTGCCTGGCCATTGGAGTCAGTCTCGCGACCCGACGATTGAAGCAGAGTCACTTGAAAGCCTGTTGGGCCGGTTTCTAG
- a CDS encoding IS1595 family transposase, translating into MRKSRLSKDKQLRLIEHFVAGTTARCAADLVGVNVKTAAYYFHRLREIIAVEESCEGMDFGEFEVDESYFGGKRKGKRGRGAAGKVPVFGILKRGGKVYTQVIPDAKGKTLLPIIQERIQPDSVVYSDCWYGYNVLDVSAFKHFRINHSKLFADSHNHINGIENFWNQAKRHMRKFNGIPTKHFSLFLKECEWRFNNSNPRSQFKQLKQWVRRHMG; encoded by the coding sequence ATGCGAAAAAGTCGTTTGAGCAAGGACAAGCAGCTTCGTTTAATCGAACATTTTGTGGCTGGCACGACAGCTCGTTGCGCTGCCGATCTGGTTGGTGTGAACGTCAAAACAGCCGCCTATTACTTTCACCGGCTCCGGGAAATCATAGCGGTAGAAGAGTCCTGTGAAGGGATGGATTTTGGCGAATTTGAGGTCGATGAGAGCTACTTCGGTGGCAAGCGAAAGGGCAAAAGAGGACGTGGGGCGGCTGGTAAGGTTCCTGTTTTTGGAATCCTTAAAAGGGGCGGGAAGGTCTATACACAGGTGATTCCTGATGCGAAAGGTAAAACCTTGCTTCCCATTATTCAGGAAAGAATCCAGCCAGACAGTGTGGTTTACTCGGACTGCTGGTATGGCTACAATGTCCTTGATGTGTCAGCGTTCAAACACTTCCGAATCAACCACTCGAAGCTGTTTGCAGATAGCCACAACCACATCAATGGAATCGAGAATTTTTGGAACCAGGCCAAACGCCATATGAGGAAATTCAACGGCATTCCAACCAAGCATTTTTCTCTGTTTTTAAAGGAATGCGAGTGGCGTTTTAATAACAGCAATCCGCGAAGCCAGTTTAAACAACTGAAACAGTGGGTTAGAAGACATATGGGCTAG
- a CDS encoding aspartate aminotransferase family protein translates to MSNKFDAIKERESNLLCNTYGRYPIAISKAKGSRLYDLDNNEYIDFLSGIAVCSLGHSRDDLADVMSEQARKLVHISNLFYQEPQLELAEKLLSTCAAGKVFFSNSGAEANEGAIKLARRYMRKVRKTDRYEIITLEKSFHGRTLSTLTATGQEGPIKDGFSPLPDGFVTVPFGNMNALRGAVGQNTAAIMIEMVQGEGGVRPLPTEYVRDIVDLCKENGLLLIVDEVQTGLCRTGRFWAHQHYGIQPDIFTSAKALANGLPMGAVLCSDEVAKGFEPGSHATTFGGGGVVSAVASKVIDIMLEERLAERAIALGQLATEEIERIRIKHPDKIVGSRGLGLLFGIELAFNGTEVWKRLLAKRIICNLTQGTILRLVPPLTIEEDDIRTFVNELDSILGEVDAS, encoded by the coding sequence ATGAGCAATAAATTTGACGCAATAAAAGAGCGGGAATCCAACCTTCTTTGCAATACCTATGGCCGCTACCCCATAGCCATATCCAAAGCCAAAGGTTCTCGCTTGTATGATCTGGACAACAACGAGTATATCGACTTTTTATCCGGTATCGCTGTTTGCAGTCTTGGGCATTCGAGAGATGATCTTGCAGACGTCATGTCTGAACAAGCCCGAAAACTGGTACATATTTCCAACTTGTTCTATCAGGAGCCACAACTGGAACTGGCTGAGAAATTGCTTTCGACATGTGCTGCGGGAAAGGTCTTTTTCAGTAACTCTGGTGCGGAGGCGAACGAAGGGGCTATCAAACTGGCCCGCCGATATATGCGCAAGGTCAGAAAAACTGATCGATACGAAATTATCACCTTAGAGAAATCGTTCCATGGTCGAACTCTGTCAACCCTGACCGCAACAGGTCAGGAAGGACCGATCAAAGACGGTTTCTCCCCCCTTCCAGACGGTTTTGTCACCGTTCCATTTGGTAACATGAACGCTTTACGAGGCGCTGTTGGTCAAAATACGGCGGCGATCATGATCGAAATGGTTCAGGGGGAAGGTGGCGTACGCCCTCTCCCAACTGAATACGTTCGAGATATCGTTGATCTTTGCAAGGAAAACGGATTGTTACTCATAGTTGATGAGGTGCAGACAGGTCTTTGTCGTACCGGACGTTTCTGGGCCCATCAGCACTACGGTATACAGCCGGACATCTTCACTTCCGCCAAGGCGTTGGCCAACGGTCTCCCCATGGGCGCTGTGCTCTGCTCAGATGAAGTTGCCAAAGGTTTTGAGCCGGGCTCTCATGCGACGACCTTCGGTGGTGGCGGTGTCGTTTCAGCGGTTGCTTCCAAAGTAATTGATATTATGCTTGAAGAGCGCCTGGCAGAGCGTGCTATTGCGTTAGGGCAACTCGCAACAGAGGAGATTGAGCGCATTCGTATCAAGCACCCCGACAAGATAGTCGGCTCGCGTGGATTGGGCCTTCTTTTCGGCATTGAGCTTGCGTTTAACGGAACAGAAGTCTGGAAGCGTTTACTTGCCAAGCGCATAATATGTAATTTGACCCAGGGGACAATCCTGCGCCTTGTTCCTCCTCTTACAATAGAAGAGGACGACATCCGTACGTTTGTAAACGAACTGGACAGCATTCTTGGTGAGGTGGACGCATCTTGA